In a genomic window of Bacteroidales bacterium:
- a CDS encoding patatin-like phospholipase family protein gives MFLLRHKFIILILIFFGLFSVRFLHAQECDEKTVGVAFSGGGAKGLAYIGMLEVIRETGMPIQYISGTSIGSIIGGMIALGYTPEYLEEIAINMNWGHLLGNKVNSTNLSVYEKQIRTNYFLTLPIDTNFNIRIPSGLLNGQRIDDLFTRLYSPYYMIDDFSKLPTPFLCIAIDLETGEPVELTEGYFPDALKASMSIPIAVIPKSINNKKYVDGGFINNFPASNLRNKGVRTIIGLDVQGDMKDPDSITTVFDVLNQFMDMNRYKSNLESMSMIDVLIKPDISGLNSGSFDQNKEIIHRGRVAAEEKLDELQKLSDSLINLGCEPFKFLDIRPLDSVYIESLMMNGLYKTNPNSISSSFTFKVPGYVKLDDIETSLENLRGTYFFKYVTYQLLPGKDGAAMVIRFEEMSLNTVSLGFNFSKEKYATLLLNTTFRNLGGYLKGSYFTLDLGLSSFPYLYATYLFSTRKKLQPGASINAYTIPYFTYKDNSAAGKSILLNTSTELFLQLNTSVNSYIKFGAQFQTFSRVARISAADFLNLGNLCLTSYFKFSLNTLDNDVFPKSGIKLSYTGKGIFADFSRNTISPFMTNTVNACFSTTGYYKPFDLTLNTYIDIGISLFGGDFFPYKYYAGGYDHQPFMNVIPFAGFRHMELSANNIFHLREDLQFNFLKRHYAILSVGAVSMHDNIKDQVIDFDNIYTYIGITYGLKISNFPIRISLNKSLNRKGLEFYLSIGNFINP, from the coding sequence ATGTTTTTATTACGACACAAATTCATAATTCTAATATTAATTTTCTTCGGATTGTTCTCTGTCCGGTTTTTGCATGCTCAAGAATGTGATGAAAAAACTGTTGGTGTTGCTTTTAGCGGAGGTGGAGCAAAAGGATTAGCTTATATAGGTATGCTTGAAGTTATCAGAGAAACCGGAATGCCTATACAATATATTTCAGGAACCAGTATTGGTAGTATTATTGGCGGAATGATTGCCCTGGGGTACACTCCGGAATATTTGGAAGAGATTGCAATAAATATGAATTGGGGGCATTTGCTCGGTAATAAAGTTAATTCTACTAATTTATCTGTTTATGAAAAACAAATAAGAACAAATTATTTTTTAACTCTACCTATTGATACGAATTTTAATATAAGAATTCCTTCTGGACTTTTAAACGGACAACGTATTGATGATCTTTTTACCCGTTTATACAGTCCGTATTATATGATTGACGATTTTTCAAAATTACCTACGCCGTTTTTATGCATCGCAATTGATTTGGAAACAGGTGAACCGGTAGAGTTAACCGAAGGTTATTTCCCGGATGCACTAAAGGCAAGTATGTCTATTCCGATAGCTGTAATTCCCAAAAGTATCAATAATAAAAAATATGTTGACGGCGGATTTATTAATAATTTCCCGGCCTCAAACCTAAGGAACAAAGGTGTTAGAACTATTATCGGGCTTGATGTTCAGGGTGATATGAAAGATCCTGATTCAATTACTACAGTTTTTGATGTGTTGAATCAGTTTATGGATATGAATAGGTATAAATCAAACTTAGAAAGTATGTCTATGATAGATGTACTTATCAAACCGGATATCAGCGGATTGAACTCCGGTAGTTTTGATCAGAATAAGGAAATTATCCACCGCGGAAGGGTTGCTGCCGAAGAAAAGCTTGATGAATTGCAAAAACTTTCCGATTCACTTATTAATTTGGGTTGTGAACCATTTAAATTTCTGGATATCCGCCCTTTAGATTCGGTTTATATTGAATCGCTGATGATGAACGGACTTTATAAGACAAATCCTAATTCCATTAGTAGCAGTTTTACATTCAAAGTTCCTGGATATGTAAAATTAGATGATATTGAAACAAGTCTCGAGAATTTACGTGGCACCTACTTTTTTAAATATGTTACATACCAACTTTTACCCGGAAAAGATGGTGCTGCAATGGTTATACGTTTCGAAGAAATGTCTCTTAATACGGTTAGTCTCGGATTTAACTTTTCGAAGGAAAAATATGCTACATTGTTGCTTAATACCACTTTCAGAAATCTCGGCGGATATCTTAAAGGTTCATATTTTACTTTAGATTTGGGCTTAAGTTCTTTTCCTTATTTATATGCAACTTATCTTTTTTCAACAAGAAAAAAACTTCAACCAGGTGCATCCATAAATGCTTATACCATTCCTTATTTTACATACAAAGACAATTCCGCTGCCGGAAAGTCGATATTGCTAAACACATCAACCGAATTATTTCTCCAACTGAATACTTCAGTAAATTCATATATTAAATTCGGCGCTCAATTTCAAACATTCTCAAGAGTTGCAAGAATATCTGCAGCCGATTTTCTGAACTTGGGAAATCTGTGTCTTACAAGTTATTTCAAATTTTCATTAAATACTTTAGATAATGATGTATTTCCGAAATCCGGAATCAAACTTTCATATACGGGAAAGGGTATCTTTGCCGATTTTTCAAGAAATACTATTTCGCCGTTTATGACTAATACTGTAAATGCTTGTTTCTCAACTACAGGTTATTATAAACCGTTTGATCTTACTCTTAATACTTATATCGATATTGGAATTAGTCTTTTCGGCGGCGATTTCTTTCCTTATAAATATTATGCTGGCGGATATGATCATCAGCCATTTATGAACGTAATTCCTTTTGCAGGATTTCGGCATATGGAATTATCAGCAAACAATATCTTCCATCTCAGAGAAGACCTTCAATTTAATTTCTTAAAAAGACATTATGCAATACTCTCTGTTGGTGCGGTATCAATGCACGATAATATCAAGGATCAGGTTATCGATTTTGATAATATCTATACTTATATCGGAATAACATACGGATTGAAAATATCTAATTTTCCTATCAGAATATCACTAAATAAATCATTGAATAGAAAAGGCTTAGAATTTTATTTAAGCATTGGAAACTTCATTAATCCTTAA